The Amycolatopsis coloradensis sequence GGCTCCAGTTCGAAGCCGCGGACGTCCACGCCCGTCTCGAAGCCGCACGCGTGTACTCGCGGAACATGGCGTGGCTGGCGGACCGGAATTCACCGGAGTTCCTGCCCGCGACCATGACGGCGAAGGTGCTCGCGAACGACATCGCCCGCGAAGTCGCGCAGCTGGCGCTGAAAGCCGGCGGCGGTTCGGGCTTCCTGCGCACTTCGCCGATCCAGCGGCTGTTCCGGGACGCGCAGGCGGGCGGCCTGATGGCCTACTCGGCCGAAGTCTGCAGAGACCGGATCGGGAAGACGGTGCTCCTGCCACAGGAGTGACCTCGGATGGCCGGCCGGGTGACGTCAAGCCCGGCCGGTCCCGCCGAAGCGGGTCAGCAGCAGCCGCTGCCGCAGCAGTCGCAATCGCACCAGTCGTCGTTCCGCATGGTCATCCACCTCCTCCCTCGGGGTCGCAGCCGGGCGGGCACCAGGCGCCGGGAACCGGATCGGCGCAGTTCTCGCCGGACATCCCGGACAGCATGGAAGTGAGTTCGGCGCGCAGCTCGCCGAGCCGCGCCATCTCCGCCTCGATCTCGGCGAGATGGCGTTCCAGCATGGTTTCGGCGGGTTCGCACGGGCATACGCCGGTGTCACGCACGCTCAGCAGGTCACCGATCTCCGTCAGCGTCAGCCCGAGCCGCTGGGTGCCGCGGATGAACCGCAACCTCTCGATGACGCCCTCGTCGTAGCGCCGGTGGGCACCGGTCGTCCGCGCGGGTGTGGGCAGAAGGCCGATGCGCTCGTAGTAACGCACAGTGTCCGGCCGCACGCCGGCGCGGGAGGTCACCTCGGACATGGTCAACGCCGTCAGCGCCTTCGTCGCTTCGGTTCGCATGATGCGAGGGTAGAACTTGGACCCGGCTCCAGAATCAAGTCCGGATTCCGATGGCGCTCACGAAGAGAAGACGACGGCCAGGCGCGTCCGCATCATTCGAGAGGGTGGAAACGGCGAGAGGACGGCACGGTGACTGACTTCCGGAACGTGATCAGGGACCTCACCACGGAAGGTGAACAGGTCGACGCCCTGGTGGCCGGCCTCGACGACGCGGGATGGGAACTGCCGACGCCCGCGACGGGCTGGTCGGTCAAACACCAGATCGCGCATCTCGCGTTCATCTTCAAGATCGCCGGGTTGTCCGCGGCCGAGCCCCGGGCCTTCGCCGAACTCGCGAAATCGTCGATGGCGCGCGGGTTCGACGCCGCCGTCAACGCGGCCCTCGACGACTACCTCGGTGACCCCAACGAGGTCCTGCTGAGCCGCTGGCGCGCCGAACGCGACGCCGGTATCAAGGCGCTCGCCGCGGTCCCGGCGGACCAGGTCGTCCCGTGGCTGGTCAACCCGCTGCCGCCGGCCATCCTCGCCTGCGCCGGGATGATGGAGCTGTTCGCGCACGGCCAGGACGTCGCGGACGCGCTGGGTGTGCGGCCGGAGCGGACGGACCGGCTCGCGTACCTCGTCGGCTTCGCGGTCCGGGTGCGGGACTTCGGCTACGAGGCGCGCGGCCTGACCCCGCCCGAGCAGGACTTCCGGTTCGAGATCACCTCGCCGTCCGGGCAGTTGTGGACGTTCGGCCCCGAGGACTCGCCGGAGCGGATCACCGGGAGCGCGGAGGACTTCTGCCTCCTGGTCACGCGGCGCCGTCACCGCGACGATCTCGACGTCCGTGCCGAGGGCGCGCTGGCCGACCAGTGGCTGGACATCGCGCAGGCGTACCGCGGTCCGGCGGGCGAGGGGCGCTCGCCGGGACAGTTCGGCCGTTGAGAGTCCCGTCATTTCCGCGGTGATGGGGCATCCTGGAAGTCGCGATCAACTCGCACTCGGTGCGATCGTCGATGCACACGGGGTCTAGGAGGCGATCGTGACACGAGTGTGGCTGATCAGGCATGGGGAAAGCGAGTCCAACGCGGGCCTTCCCGGCGGGGAGCCGGGGGCTTCGGCGCTGACCGAACTCGGCAGACGGCAAGCCCTCGAAATCGCCGACTCGCTGTCCGAACCGCCTCGGTTGATCGTGACGTCGCCGTTCCTGCGGGCACAGCAGACCGCCCAGCCGACGATCGAGCGGTTCCCCGGTGCGGAGCGTGAGGAGTGGCCTGTCCAGGAGTTCACCTTCCTCGGCGAACTCCATGGACAGGTCACCACCACCGTCACCCGTAAGCCGTACACGGAGGCCTACTGGTCCCGTGCCGATCCGCACCACGCGGTGAACGGCGCGGAATCCTTCGCGGCGCTCTTCACCCGGACCCAGGATTTCCTGGCGCGGCTGGGAGACCGCGAACCCGGGCCGATCGCGGTCTTCACGCACGGGCTCTTCATCCGCGCGGTCATGTGGTCGTTGCTGACCGGGATCACCACGCCGGACAGCGAGGCCATGCGCGGATTCCGCACGTTCGCCGACACCTACCTCGTGCCGAACGGCAACATCACCGAACTGCGGTACACACCCGGGAAGCGGGTTCCGCGAGTGGTGGTCCCGCTCGCCTCCCGGTACGCGGACCGCTAGGGCTTCAGCAACAGCTGGAGCTTGTTCACCCCGGTCATGTTCGGGCTCGGGATGAACGACGGCGGAGCGGCCGGATCGGTGCGCAGATCAGGGAAGCGGTCCAGCAGGATGTTGAGCGCCGTCTTCCCTTCCAGCCTGGCGAGCGGGGCGCCGATGCAGAAATGGATCCCGCGGCCGAAGGCCAGGTGCGGGTTGTGCGCCCTCGCCGGATCGAAGGTGCCGGGATCCGTGAACGTACGCGGATCCCGGTTCGCCGCCGCGACCCAGATGCCGAGCATGCTGTCCGGCGGGATCGTCTGGCCGCCCAGTTCGACCTCGGTCGTCGTAGCGCGGGCGACGAGGGCGAACGGGCTGAGGAAACGCAACGATTCCTCGATGGCGGCGGGCAGCAGTGCCCGGTCCTCGCGGACACGCCGGTACTCCTCCGGATGGGAATCCAGGCACAGCACCGTGTTCCCGAGCAGCATCGTGGTGGTGATGTGCCCGGCGAGCAGCAGCACGTTCGCGAAGTTGACGACTTCGTTCTGCGTGAGTTTCGCGCCGTCGACCTCGGCTTCGACGAGTTTGGTCAGCAGGTCCTCGCGCGGGTTCCGCCGCCGGTCGTCGACATGCTCGGCAAGGTAGTTCACCAGGTTCTTCACCTGTGCGGCCGTTTCCTCTGCGGCCTTCTTGTCCTCCTCGGTCTGCTTGATCAGTGACCGCTGCTGGCTGTTCCGCAGCAACGTGTCGACCCATTCCTTGAACAGGTCGCGATCGCTCGCCGGGATGCCGAGCAGTTCGGCGATGACGATCACCGGCAGCGGGTAGGCCAGTTGGGTCACCAGTTCCATCGAGTCCGCGCCGTCGACGGTGTCGAGGAGTTCGTTCGTCAGCGCGGCGATCCGCGGTTCGAGATCCGCGACGACCTTGGGCGTGAAGGCGTGGCTCACCAGCGTGCGCAGCTTCTTGTGGTCCGGCGGGTCCATCACGAGCAGATTGCCCTCGACGAACAGGTCCTTGTCCGGTGAGAGCTCCTCGGGGATCAGCCGGGTGGTGTCGGAGGAGAACACCTTGGGGTCACTCAGGGTCTTCAGCGCCTCGGCGTGGCCGTAGACGTTCCACATGCCTGTCTCGGTGTCGAAACGGACCGGCTCGGCCGGGAATTCCCCTCGAAGCCAGAACTGGCCTTCGTGGACACCCCAGTTTTCGGCGATCGTGGTCATGGCTTGCCCCCTTCTTCAGTGGTGGAGAGCCCGGTTCAAGCGGGCTCCTCGGGGCCGTCCTTCCGGTAGATCCAGGCGCGATAGGACGAGATCAGATCCTGGAACGCCTGGATCACTTCGGCCGCGGTGGCGGCCACGTTCGCCGGGGACGGCGGCTCCGGCGGCTCGAACGCCGTCCGGATGATGTGCGCGAGAGCGTCGGCCTTCTCCTCGGAGTCGAGGTCGGCGCCGTCGGCGGTGAAGCTGTCCATCAGGTAGAACCCGAGCGCCGAGGCGCGCAGGGAAAACAGCAGGTTCGGGATGTCGTCGCGCAGCAGGCCCCGGTCCGTCATCGTCTTCAGGTACCGCTCGGTCACGACCGCGTCCTGGTCCTGCAAGGGATGTTTCTTCAACCTGCCCAGCAGTTCGGTGTTGCCGGTGATGAGCGCGCCGAGCAACGGGTTCTGTTGGGTATGGAGGAAAACCGCCCGATGGAACCGGTGCGGGACGACTTCCGCCGGATCTTCGTCCAGCCGGGCAAGGAGATTCTCGGCGGCCCGGAGGGATTCACGCAGGAGCAAGGCGTGGAAGAGGGTTTCCTTGGTGGGCCAGTGCAGGTAGATCGTGCCCTTCCCGATGCCCGCCTGACTCGCGATGTCCTCGATGGTCACCTTGCGATAGCCCAGCCGCGTCAGCAGGACGCCGGCCGCGTCGAGGATGCGATCGGCGCGGCCGGCGGTGCGGTCCGAACGTTCTGCCACGTGCGCTCCCAGTCTCTGACTTCGTGACCGAATTTGCTCATCTGGTCATCCGGTCAGTTCGACTGTAGCGCCGGGCATGCCTGTCCGGCAAGGGAATCGACGAGTTCTTAACGCAGATGGTGGGCGAGCAGGAACTTCCAGATGACCGGAGTCGCCTCGATGACGGTCGGAGTGACGGAGTCGTTGTTCGGCGCGGTGCTCGGCCATACGTGCCCGGCACCTTCGACCCGGTAGTGCTGCAGCGAGCAACCGAGCCAGCGCTGAACGGTGACGTCGGTTTTCGGCGAATACCGGATCGGATGCGGGAAGCAGCCGTTCCGGTCCGCCCACGCGGCGAGCCAGTCCGGCAGCGCCGGCAGGCCCTTGGCGGGATTTCCGGCGTAGGGGATCGTCGCGTCGGCCGTGCCGTGGAAATCGAGAATCGGGGCGGGACGCGACGGGTGGCATTCGCCGCCCTGCGGGTAGAACGCGCCCGCGACGGGTGCGAACGCCGCGATCCGGCCCGGCATCCGGCAAGCGAGGACACCGACGAACCCGCCGCCGTTCGACTTGCCCGTCGCGTAGATCCGGCGGGAGTCGACACACAGTTCACGCTGGAGCGTGTTCAGCAGATCGCTGGTGAAGAGCACGTCGTCGGCTGCGGCCGAGTACGGCGCGCCGGTCCATGCCGATTCGCCGTCCGTTCCCGGAAGTCCTTGCGGATAGACGGAAATCGCGTCATACGCGGAAAATCCGGATAGCTCCTCCTGGTATTTCGATGTGCGTTTGTGGCCGTGGAAAGACAACACCAGCGGGTACGGCCGGGACGGCCGGTACTGAGCCGGAACGTGCACCGTGTACTCGCGGAGC is a genomic window containing:
- a CDS encoding histidine phosphatase family protein, producing the protein MTRVWLIRHGESESNAGLPGGEPGASALTELGRRQALEIADSLSEPPRLIVTSPFLRAQQTAQPTIERFPGAEREEWPVQEFTFLGELHGQVTTTVTRKPYTEAYWSRADPHHAVNGAESFAALFTRTQDFLARLGDREPGPIAVFTHGLFIRAVMWSLLTGITTPDSEAMRGFRTFADTYLVPNGNITELRYTPGKRVPRVVVPLASRYADR
- a CDS encoding TetR/AcrR family transcriptional regulator produces the protein MAERSDRTAGRADRILDAAGVLLTRLGYRKVTIEDIASQAGIGKGTIYLHWPTKETLFHALLLRESLRAAENLLARLDEDPAEVVPHRFHRAVFLHTQQNPLLGALITGNTELLGRLKKHPLQDQDAVVTERYLKTMTDRGLLRDDIPNLLFSLRASALGFYLMDSFTADGADLDSEEKADALAHIIRTAFEPPEPPSPANVAATAAEVIQAFQDLISSYRAWIYRKDGPEEPA
- a CDS encoding acyl-CoA dehydrogenase family protein; this translates as MEEALVSHARSRVIPATGQPLAEMHWLQFEAADVHARLEAARVYSRNMAWLADRNSPEFLPATMTAKVLANDIAREVAQLALKAGGGSGFLRTSPIQRLFRDAQAGGLMAYSAEVCRDRIGKTVLLPQE
- a CDS encoding heavy metal-responsive transcriptional regulator, whose translation is MRTEATKALTALTMSEVTSRAGVRPDTVRYYERIGLLPTPARTTGAHRRYDEGVIERLRFIRGTQRLGLTLTEIGDLLSVRDTGVCPCEPAETMLERHLAEIEAEMARLGELRAELTSMLSGMSGENCADPVPGAWCPPGCDPEGGGG
- a CDS encoding cytochrome P450; translation: MTTIAENWGVHEGQFWLRGEFPAEPVRFDTETGMWNVYGHAEALKTLSDPKVFSSDTTRLIPEELSPDKDLFVEGNLLVMDPPDHKKLRTLVSHAFTPKVVADLEPRIAALTNELLDTVDGADSMELVTQLAYPLPVIVIAELLGIPASDRDLFKEWVDTLLRNSQQRSLIKQTEEDKKAAEETAAQVKNLVNYLAEHVDDRRRNPREDLLTKLVEAEVDGAKLTQNEVVNFANVLLLAGHITTTMLLGNTVLCLDSHPEEYRRVREDRALLPAAIEESLRFLSPFALVARATTTEVELGGQTIPPDSMLGIWVAAANRDPRTFTDPGTFDPARAHNPHLAFGRGIHFCIGAPLARLEGKTALNILLDRFPDLRTDPAAPPSFIPSPNMTGVNKLQLLLKP
- a CDS encoding ferulic acid esterase, with the translated sequence MPGPTKYLRRLALTAAAAAGLSLFAAPTASAVSAGPSAIDHPVRTTGCQRPSPVPAGTTTLRTLTSGGLLREYTVHVPAQYRPSRPYPLVLSFHGHKRTSKYQEELSGFSAYDAISVYPQGLPGTDGESAWTGAPYSAAADDVLFTSDLLNTLQRELCVDSRRIYATGKSNGGGFVGVLACRMPGRIAAFAPVAGAFYPQGGECHPSRPAPILDFHGTADATIPYAGNPAKGLPALPDWLAAWADRNGCFPHPIRYSPKTDVTVQRWLGCSLQHYRVEGAGHVWPSTAPNNDSVTPTVIEATPVIWKFLLAHHLR
- a CDS encoding TIGR03084 family metal-binding protein, which gives rise to MTDFRNVIRDLTTEGEQVDALVAGLDDAGWELPTPATGWSVKHQIAHLAFIFKIAGLSAAEPRAFAELAKSSMARGFDAAVNAALDDYLGDPNEVLLSRWRAERDAGIKALAAVPADQVVPWLVNPLPPAILACAGMMELFAHGQDVADALGVRPERTDRLAYLVGFAVRVRDFGYEARGLTPPEQDFRFEITSPSGQLWTFGPEDSPERITGSAEDFCLLVTRRRHRDDLDVRAEGALADQWLDIAQAYRGPAGEGRSPGQFGR